The region CCAGGAAGTGCGCGATGGAGCGCGAGCAGCGAGTGAAGGCCCCCGGGCAGCATGGTCAAGCGGGTCAGAAGCCGCGTATCACGGAGTACGGCGAGCAGCTCTACGAAAAGCAGAAGCTGAAGAGGATGTACCAGCTCCGCGAGGGCCAGTTCTCGAAGTACATGGAGCTAGCTCAGCGACGGCGTGGCCCTACGGGCGAAAACCTGCTCCAGTTGCTCGAGATGCGACTGGACAACGTCGTGTACCGCCTGGGCTGGGCGGTCTCTCGTGGCATGGCGAGACAGATGGTTTCGCATCGCTTCTTCACCGTGAACGGACGGCGAGTCAGTGTGCCCAGCATCCAGCTCCGTCCGAACGACGTTGTGGATTTGCATCCCTCGAAGCGGGACACCGCGCTAATCAAAGCGAGTCTGGCCCGCATGGCCACTCATAACCCCGGCTCGTGGCTCGAGCTGGATTCCAATACCTTTGCAGGCAGGGTGCTACATGCGCCCGCAAGAGACGAAGTCACGACCGACATCAAGGAGCAGATGATTGTTGAGTATTACACCCGATAGCGAACGCGAGTTCGAGCCGACCCCGGCCGAACAGCAGGCGCTGCCCCAGATCGGGCTCATCGATCAGACCGAGTTCTCTGGGCGCTTCGTGTTGGAGCCGCTGGAGCGGGGATATGGTCATACGATTGGCAATGCATTGCGGCGCGTGCTGCTCTCGTCCATTCGGGGCTGTGCCATTACGGGCATCAAGGTGGACAAAGTATTACATGAGTTCGCCGCTATCCCCGGGATCAAGGAAGACGCGACCGAGCTGATTCTGAACCTGAAGGACATCGCCGTGCGAGTGGACCACGACGTGCGGCCGCCTGCAGGGGAGGACATCACGTTGACGCTGGACGTGAAGGGCCGTGGCAAGGTTACGGGCGCCGACATACAGTGTCCCCCGGGCGTAGAGATCACCACCCCAGAGACCTATCTGGCAACCATCAGTGAGAAGGATGCCGCGTTGCGGATGGAGATCTACGTGAGCACCGGTGTCGGATACGTGCTGCCGGAGAAGCACGAGAAGCACCGTCAGGTAATCGGCGTGATTCCCGTGGGCTCGCAGTTCACACCCGTCCGAAGGGTCAGCTACCATGTGGACTCGACTCGTGTTGGCTACAAGACGGACTTCGAGCGGCTCGTTCTCGACGTGGAGACCAACGGCACCGTCTCGCCCGCCGAAGCGGTCGCGGAAGCCGGGCAGATGCTCGCGCGTTACTTCCAGATGTTCACCGACCTCGTGGAGCAGCCAGTCTACGAAGGCGAGCGACCCAAGGAGCAGGTGCTCGAGGGGCTGGAGCACGTGCCAGACAAGCGGATCGAGGAGATGGACTTCTCCCAGCGCACGTTCAACTGCCTGCGTCGGGCCAGCCTACTCACTCTGCGCGAGCTGGTCCAGGTCACCGAGAGCGATCTCAATAACATCCGAGGGTTCGGCAAGAAGTCCCTCTCCGAGGTGAAGGAGAAACTGTCAGCGCTCGGGTTGGAGCTTCGGCCCCCGAAGGGCGGCACGAAGCAGGCCTACGTCGAAACAGACGAGGACGACGAGGGCTAGGGAGCACGCACCATGCGACATCGAACTCAACACCGAAAACTGGGCCTGCCGAGTGATCAGCGCAAGCACCTTTTGAACAACCTGGTGCGGCAGATGGTGATGCACGGCCGCGTGCATACCACCTTGTATCGTGCCAAAGAGGTCCGGCCACTCGTGGAGAAGCTGGTGACGACCGCGAAGACCGACACGCTGCACGCCCGGCGATTGGCGAGACGAGTGCTGGTAGGCCACTCGGCCAGGCAAACCGGCCGGCGCGTCAAACTCATGAAGCCGAGTGAGCTCGAGGCCAGAAGCCTGATCACCGGCGAGGACCTGGTCAAGCACCTGTTCGACAAGGTGGCGCCCCGCTTCAAGGAGCGCAACGGCGGCTACACGCGCATCGTTCGAACCGGGTATCGGCGGGGCGATGCCGCTCCGACCGCGCTGCTGGCTTTCGTCGAGTAGCCGACACGAGCAGTGCCCATCGTCCTAGTTGTCGAGTACGATGGCACCGAGTTTCACGGATTTGCCCGGCAGCCGGGGCAGAGAACGGTTGCAGGCGTCCTGACTGACGCCGTAGCCCGGATCGAGGGCCAGAACCTTGAGTTGTTTGGAGCAGGCCGCACCGACAGCGGCGTGCACGCGAGGGGACAGACGGTTCATTTCGAGAGCCGCCTGCCCATCCCGCCAGCCCGGTGGCGAAAGGTCCTGAACCGCTCGCTGCCCAGGGACTTGCAGGTGAGAAGCGCGCGCAAGGAGCCTGATGGATTCCATGCGCGGTTCTCGGCAACTTCGCGCGTGTATCGCTACACGTGGTTGTGCAGAGCCTACGCAAGCCCGTTCGCAACGCGGTTCGCGTATCACGAGCCGAAAACGCTCGACGCCGAGCGGATGAACGAAGCGGCACAGGTGTTTCTCGGCGAGCACGACTTTCGTGCTTTGGCTAAGGCCGAGGCTTGGAAGGGACCCACCTGCCGGGGCATTCTGTCGGCAGGCGTGCGGCGAGTCGGTCCGCACGTGCGCTTCGACGTAGAGGGCACGGGCTTTATGCAGGGCATGGTTCGTATGATGGCCGGCGCACTGTCCGAAGTCGGCCTGGGTAGATGGTGTATCGAGGAGGTGCGTCGCCTGCTGAATGAGCCCATGGCGGCGAGGCGACCCCCGATGCTCCCGGCACACGGGCTTTGCCTGATGAAGGTGAACTACGCGCAGACAGGCCGTGAGGCGGCTGTCGCAACGAACAAGTGGACGGACGAGGAAGACGAATGATGACAACCTTTTCGGCGAAACCGAAAGAAGTAGACAGGGATTGGTACGTCATAGACGCGGCGGGCAAGCCCCTAGGCCGCGTAGCCAGCCGTGCCGCGCAGGTACTCCGTGGAAAGTACAAGCCTACGTTCACGTACAACCAGGACGTCGGCGATCACGTGATCGTGGTCAACGCCGAGAAGGTGGTGCTAACGGGCAACAAGCGCGAGGAGCTGATCTATTGGCACACCACGTGGCCGGGGGGCCTGCGGTCGATCTCTCGTGGCAAGGTGCTGGACACGCGCCCGGAGCGATTGCTCCAAAGGGCCATCTGGGGCATGACCCCGAAGACAAGACTCGGTAGGCGAATCATCCGCAAGTTGCGCATCTACCGCGGGATGGAGCATCCGCACGCGGCGCAGAACCCGAAGACGCTGGAGGTATAGAACAGGAATGTCCGACAAGGTTCGATGTTACGGGACGGGAAGGCGAAAGACCGCCGTGGCCCGCGTATGGATTCAGCCAGGGTCGGGGAACATCACCGTCAACGGTCGCAAGGCAGAGGAGTACTTCGGGAGGCCGACGCTGGCTGCCATCATTGAGGCTCCGATGAAGGCCGTGGACCTCATCGGGCGCCTGGACGTGACGGCTACCGCAAAGGGCGGCGGCACATCCGGCCAGGCAGGAGCACTGGGACACGGCATCGCCAGAGCAATCCTCGAGTACGATGCGGACCTTCGAACTCCGTTGCGCCGAATGGGATTCCTGACCCGCGATCCCAGGGTCAAGGAACGCAAGAAGTACGGTCGTAAGCGCGCACGACGCGGGTTCCAGTTCGTCAAGCGCTAGCACAGCGCGCCCGGATTCACTGGGGCACGTCCGCGGCTCGATTCCGGCGGCGTGCCCCTTGGACTTTCTATGGTCGAGACGCGCGATATGCAGTCGGTAGAGGGGTTCGGGGCGAGCCTTCCCGTTTGGCGCCGTCCTCGCATTCTCTCGCTGCTGGTCATCGCCGTCTGTGCCGAGCT is a window of Fimbriimonadia bacterium DNA encoding:
- the rpsD gene encoding 30S ribosomal protein S4, translated to MSVVWESRCRYCRRALQKLYLKGDRCHTRKCAMEREQRVKAPGQHGQAGQKPRITEYGEQLYEKQKLKRMYQLREGQFSKYMELAQRRRGPTGENLLQLLEMRLDNVVYRLGWAVSRGMARQMVSHRFFTVNGRRVSVPSIQLRPNDVVDLHPSKRDTALIKASLARMATHNPGSWLELDSNTFAGRVLHAPARDEVTTDIKEQMIVEYYTR
- a CDS encoding DNA-directed RNA polymerase subunit alpha gives rise to the protein MPQIGLIDQTEFSGRFVLEPLERGYGHTIGNALRRVLLSSIRGCAITGIKVDKVLHEFAAIPGIKEDATELILNLKDIAVRVDHDVRPPAGEDITLTLDVKGRGKVTGADIQCPPGVEITTPETYLATISEKDAALRMEIYVSTGVGYVLPEKHEKHRQVIGVIPVGSQFTPVRRVSYHVDSTRVGYKTDFERLVLDVETNGTVSPAEAVAEAGQMLARYFQMFTDLVEQPVYEGERPKEQVLEGLEHVPDKRIEEMDFSQRTFNCLRRASLLTLRELVQVTESDLNNIRGFGKKSLSEVKEKLSALGLELRPPKGGTKQAYVETDEDDEG
- the rplQ gene encoding 50S ribosomal protein L17; protein product: MRHRTQHRKLGLPSDQRKHLLNNLVRQMVMHGRVHTTLYRAKEVRPLVEKLVTTAKTDTLHARRLARRVLVGHSARQTGRRVKLMKPSELEARSLITGEDLVKHLFDKVAPRFKERNGGYTRIVRTGYRRGDAAPTALLAFVE
- the truA gene encoding tRNA pseudouridine(38-40) synthase TruA; this encodes MPIVLVVEYDGTEFHGFARQPGQRTVAGVLTDAVARIEGQNLELFGAGRTDSGVHARGQTVHFESRLPIPPARWRKVLNRSLPRDLQVRSARKEPDGFHARFSATSRVYRYTWLCRAYASPFATRFAYHEPKTLDAERMNEAAQVFLGEHDFRALAKAEAWKGPTCRGILSAGVRRVGPHVRFDVEGTGFMQGMVRMMAGALSEVGLGRWCIEEVRRLLNEPMAARRPPMLPAHGLCLMKVNYAQTGREAAVATNKWTDEEDE
- the rplM gene encoding 50S ribosomal protein L13, giving the protein MMTTFSAKPKEVDRDWYVIDAAGKPLGRVASRAAQVLRGKYKPTFTYNQDVGDHVIVVNAEKVVLTGNKREELIYWHTTWPGGLRSISRGKVLDTRPERLLQRAIWGMTPKTRLGRRIIRKLRIYRGMEHPHAAQNPKTLEV
- the rpsI gene encoding 30S ribosomal protein S9; this encodes MSDKVRCYGTGRRKTAVARVWIQPGSGNITVNGRKAEEYFGRPTLAAIIEAPMKAVDLIGRLDVTATAKGGGTSGQAGALGHGIARAILEYDADLRTPLRRMGFLTRDPRVKERKKYGRKRARRGFQFVKR